The stretch of DNA AAGTGAGGGACCAACcaaccaacattgccatccctgAAGCCACACAGCTAGCGTGgctaaaaaaatcaaattaaatggAGATCAATACAGCTGAAATGTTCCATTTATCAACTGAGCACAGTGTTGGCTGTTGGGTGGTGCTTCATGACCCCCCAGCCAGACTGGGTAATGGACAGCCAGCGTCGCCGATGAGACTGATGGCCCATCGCCCACATCTAGACCCCTTTATTAGTTGTTTCCAGAATGACATTAGTTTAGCTACTGAGAACCAACAGGCTCAGCAGGAACAGAGGAGCTCTGTCTCCTGGTCCCAGACTAACACAGGGAAGGAGAACATGCCAAGGTCccagcagagacagacagggccACCATGGATCCTCCTTTGACCTCGGTGTAGACACTGTGGTCTGCTGGTCAGGGTCAAGTGGACAAGGGGATATTTATGGCCAGTTTTGGAGACTGCCTGTTTATAGAGGAGCCTGGCAGCGACATATTGTCTTCCTGGGGCCTCAGGCTGGACCACACTGCACAAATGTAGATTAATGATTGGGCCCCAGTGTTTTTGAGTGTCATAAATCCATGTGAACAAGCAGATGACCCTTGATTACTGTTCTGCTGAGTGTCAAAATGCCATGGCACTGAAAAAGAAATCCAACAGGCAAACCATCATCTACATTACGAACATCAATATCAATCTGTTCTCATTTCAATCAGTCAAGAATCACACAATACTCGGGCTGCAACAAATTATTTTCACTGCAGATTAATCGATCAGTCTGTAAAAtaattagtttagtttaattagttcaaatgtcttgttttgtccaataaacagtccaaaacccaaagattcAGTTGGGTTAAGAAATAGCAAATCCTCACTGGGGCTAcacacttttattattattcatacaTCATTTGGCATAAATAAGGACTACAAATAGTTTAGACTTAGAAATATAAATTATCACACAGAACAGAGATAAAGTGACAAGAGCACTACATTTTCTTAGCTGTGGTCAACGTTTGTGGAATTAATTCCTAATTGATTTGACCTGAATGAATACATgttcaataaaaacataaattatcCATGTTTCATAACTGCTATTATTCAACAGTGCCATGGTTCCCTAATGACATCCAGGACTTGGACCGCTTTGCCAACCAGATCCTCAGTTACGGCTCCGAGCTAGATTCTGATCACCCGGTAAGACTGACTCATCCATCACTGTCTGTGTGCCACATCCTGCCTCTGcacgtgtgcgtgtgtttgtgtgtgaatatggTTAACTCACGTCCACGTGTTATGAAAGACGGGGCTGCGGAGATGACAGGCTGCACTCTGCCGTCTATTCTAATGGAAACTATCTACACACACAAATTGATGTCATTGCTTTAATTGAGCCCCTATAATTATAGATAATTGCTCCCTTTTGCCACCGCCATTAAAGCAAAATGTATTCATCATAAGCTGAAATACACTCTACAAAGCCTTCATTTGAATATGTATTTGCGTGCTCTTATTAGAGACATAGAGTGTATAACGCTGTCAAAGGCCACAGGGTTTAGCCTTAGCAGAGGATTTCTACTCTTTGATTTAGCTGTGAGTGGCCAGGCTGCGATCATGAGTTCTAAcatttcctttgtgtgtgtgtgtgtgtgtgtgtgtgtgtgtgtgtgtgtgtgtgtgtgtgtgtgtgtgtgtgtgtgtgtgtgtgtgtgttttcagggctTCACAGATCCAGTGTATAGAGCCCGCAGGAAGGAGTTTGCTGACATCGCCTACAACTACAGACAGTAACTACTCctaaaaatctttatttttaaactcCATCTTATTTTGTGTGAGTTACGGATGAAATATTTTTATATCTTAGTGGTAATTCTGGGTGATTTCTTTATCTGCTTTGCTTTGAAAATTATCATAAACAAATAGGGACAAATTACAGGCAGTCAATGGTGGATTTAAAGGGTCTTTGTGGTATAATTGTGAAGTATTATTCACGGGCACTACAAAGAGCAGCAAACCCAATGAACTGTCCACTGATGTGGTTCGCATTTACACAGCTGCGTAATACAGTGATTATGACAAATAATGAAGTGATGCTGTGCTCACGCAGTCTATCGTCATGGGGAAATTTGAGGGaaacctaaaaaaataaaaaactcaaaaagcATTTGAACACGTTCGTTAGAGGAAATCagcagtatgtttaaaaaataattcagtTTATATAATTTTCTAAAGTGCAAAGGTCTTGAGGTCTGCAGTGCAGAAGCAGGAGGAATTATTGATTGAAAATGGATATTAAGACATAATAGGTCTCATAGTTTCTTGATAATTTCCTAGGTGAGGATCCCTAGAAAATTGTTactaaatatctttttttataaatgtgtctTTAAAGGTCCGGTGTGTAAagtttttagttgttcattatcaaaatctgtgttgaaGTTAACAAACTTGTccattttcatgaatatttaccaattccaagtattcctattggcttgaaatttaacatttgcatttgcatgaactgggggtagacgctccatattaatgtgccatcttgaaatacgttagctggtaagggacatacagcaTATACTGCTCCGCCCTTTCGCGTTTtcactgtcacatgataaactcacaggtgccgctaatgggtatcgttgcttcccggccccggcaagtttgaggAAGGAAACATgaaggaccacacgtattcaaaatccaaatttcaggaacaggagtcttcttcttcgcccagaaaaagaaaaaggatattgaaaagagcaagagaccggtatcatcagaaaaaaatGGAACAAACAGACCTGATTGCCGGAGGGAAAGCTGGATGAAGATGTGGATGACATCTTGGCTTTTTGAAGcctgaaggctaccgtagctgaaatacatactttgaactgcgtggcgcgagagagttgattgcgatatatgatctcaacgctagatgggagaaattcccacataTTGGAACTTTAAGAAAGTATACAATTCAACAAAAACAGAGAATAAAgtaaaaaggaataaaatgtgAAGATTAATGGATTTGTCACTTTGCCCAGTAAATATCTTAGGAGAATTTTTTACTGGCTCATTCTTAAAAATTCAAATTAATTAGTTAGTACAATGATTACCACCAAATAACATAGTTCTCATATACAACATTGGAAACCTCTTAGGACTTATAAGGAATATGAATAGGAACTACTGTATAAGGACACTAAATAAACAGATTGAGTGAAACatcaagtgaaaaataatttgtgtattcGCCCAGTGAGTCAGATACTCTCCGAAATGTCATGGGTTGTTCCTTGGCCCATGCAACACTCCTCCACCATGTTTAATGGAAATTGTGCCAGTAGTTATTtcataatcctgctgacagatgGACAAACCGAACCGAAAACGAAACCTCCTTGGTGGAGGTAAACATCTTAGGCAAACActggtatactgtatatgtgtgtaacaATGTAGTTTTGCTTATGCAATACTGTCCTCATGCACTAGGTCTACCTGCAGGTAAACAGTATATAACTGCCACAACATTTATAGCCTAAGTTTGCAATGCTTGTCCCTAGAATGGCCTTTATACTGGTACACAAAACTCAACAAGAAACAGCATAAATCACATGCAGTAACCTCATGTATTTGTCCCAGTGGCCAAATCATCCCTCGAGTGGAGTacacagaggaggaaaaggCCACATGGGGGACGGTGTTCAAGGAGCTGAAGACTCTGTACCCGACTCATGCCTGCCGCGAACACAACCGGGTCTTCCCCCTGCTGGAGAAATACTGCGGCTACAGGCAGGACAACATCCCACAGCTGGAGGACGTGTCCCGCTTCCTGCAGTGTAAGTCCTGTCTTGTTATTGACCCTGAGGTCCCACGGATGACATCTTcattaatttcatttaggtgaaTGTGGGAGGCAGGTCCTGTTCAAACGCCCTTCTTCCTAttgctccctctctcccctcactAACTGCTCTTGTTCAACACAACCAAACACTCACCTCTTTCATCTGTCCCACTCTTTCCTGCAGCATGCACAGGCTTCCGGCTTCGCCCGGTGGCCGGCTTGCTCTCGTCCCGGGACTTCCTGGCTGGACTTGCTTTCCGTGTCTTTCATTCTACGCAGTACATTCGTCACAGCTCCAAGCCCACATACACACCTGAGCCGTGAGTGTCGAAACTCTATTCATAAAAGAGggaaaatatacattatatgTGTGATTTTTAAAGAGTCATTTTGGTACTTAACACAGGGATATCTGCCATGAGCTTCTGGGACATGTTCCTCTGTTTGCTGACTCCAGTTTCGCCCAATTCTCACAGGTAACTAAGTTTCCTGTCAGAGCAGAAGTAATGAatacaaaactaaataaaaaatacacattcatTGTCCattgtatattctgtatatacAAAACATTCtaactttgatttatttatatttaagatataaatatattttatacttgTCTGCATCTTTGCACTGCTGTAACAGGATCATTGAACTGTTATCTTAACATACAAATCTATGtaacatattttcattttctaatcTCTATGCTTTGATGCTATTCTGCATAGGAATTCGGTCTTGCCTCCCTCGGTGCTCCCGATGAGTTCATTGAGAAACTTGCTACTGTGAGTACTGCGTAcattacacaatacacacaatacacaatactgCACAGACTCTGGATCCAAATGACATCACCAGCACAACTTGGCAGTGCCCGTATCTGGGATACTTTGGCTTGATTTATGTCCAATAGGAGAAAGTAAAAAGGCTTTGTCCATCTTAGTATACACTATATGGTTGTGAGCAGCCAAAATGATATTTAACTCGCCTCCATTGTATTGAAGTGGCAGCAGAAATATCACAAATATCTCAAAACCTGAGAAAACCCCAAATCAAAAAGTACATGCGTAGCTAGATAGCACAAGATGTAAGTTAGAAAATATGTTGTGTGACCCTTTAAATCTTCTCAAGGATCTCCTGGTGCGTGGACTTCAGAGAAGCCTGTTTATCAACATTCTTTGTTTCTGGATTTGGTGTATAGATCATATTTTTATGAACCTTATGTGTTCCCTCAGGTGTACTGGTTCACTGTGGAGTTTGGCCTCTGTAAGCAGGGCTCAGAGATCAAAGCTTACGGAGCTGGCTTGCTTTCATCGTTTGGAGAGCTGCAGgtaagagagaggaagggggcAACACGTGTTGAGTCAAAGGCTCCAATAAAACAGTCTGTACATCACTTTTAGCAAACATGGACCCCCGCAGCAACAAGATAAACAGTTTCGGCCTCCATCTGTTGTTTATAACACTTTGACCCTGttgcacagcagcagcagtgctgGCAGTGGGTTAGTGGTCCACTCAGATCTGGTTTTGTGTGTCACTGGGGGAGTGGGCCTGCCTGCCCATTGGGGTGTGGGTAAAGTGGTTCAGTGGGTAAGTGgggtaaaagagagagagagagagagagagagagagagagagagagagagagagagagagagagagaaagagaggacagacagcttGCTATCGAGGTCACAAGTTACATCAGAAGCTGTCAGTAGAGGATGTGCACTCTGCCAAGTCACATCAACAAGACAGCAGAGCCCTGAATCATGCTGCACTTCCTGTTTACTCTAGTAGTAAtgggcacagagacacactcattgagacactgaaatgaaatatgtcctttttttcattttttcttttagtaCAGCTTGACAGACAAGCCAAAACTCCAACCCTTTGACCCTGACAGGACCAGCATCCAGAAATACCCAATCACAGAGTACCAGCCTGTTTACTTTGTTGCTGAGAGCTTTGAGGATGCCAAAGAGAAAGTGAGGTAAGAAAATTAGTTTCTTTTTATGCTTTCCTACATATAAGTTTAGGTTACATACAAAACATGCCTAACATTAACGTCTCTGCCTGCAGGAAATTTGCAGCCACCATCCCCAGGCCTTTCTCAGTGCGCTACAATCCATACACCCAGAGTATTGAAGTGCTGGACAACACCCAGCAGCTCAAGAACCTGGCTGACAGCATCAGTAGTATGCCCCTATGTTAATTATTTCACTGTGGAGTGGACACTAAAATCTCTTTTG from Perca fluviatilis chromosome 23, GENO_Pfluv_1.0, whole genome shotgun sequence encodes:
- the pah gene encoding phenylalanine-4-hydroxylase — translated: MDAAYKRVNGNSGQEAETEEPGTGQRRRGSMYLEEETNKKSEVISCIFSLKEEVGALAKGLRLFEENGINLTHIESRPSRMDKDQYEFFISVDPTCSQALDDVIKGLGTQISGHVHELSRNKQKDTVPWFPNDIQDLDRFANQILSYGSELDSDHPGFTDPVYRARRKEFADIAYNYRHGQIIPRVEYTEEEKATWGTVFKELKTLYPTHACREHNRVFPLLEKYCGYRQDNIPQLEDVSRFLQSCTGFRLRPVAGLLSSRDFLAGLAFRVFHSTQYIRHSSKPTYTPEPDICHELLGHVPLFADSSFAQFSQEFGLASLGAPDEFIEKLATVYWFTVEFGLCKQGSEIKAYGAGLLSSFGELQYSLTDKPKLQPFDPDRTSIQKYPITEYQPVYFVAESFEDAKEKVRKFAATIPRPFSVRYNPYTQSIEVLDNTQQLKNLADSISSEMGKLCEALQKLK